A stretch of DNA from Cannabis sativa cultivar Pink pepper isolate KNU-18-1 chromosome X, ASM2916894v1, whole genome shotgun sequence:
TAGCATGAAATTGAGTTACATTCATGGTCCCTGAAGAGTTTATTGAAGAGGGGTTTTAACAGCTCGCTAACAGAATCCAAATGGCTAGGATTAGTGAACTGTAGAAACCGTTAAACAACTTTAACTAACTTCTTCACAGCTAGTTGGGAAGAACTAACCACTTCAACACGAAAATATATCATTTGAAACTTTTCATATGAATCAAATTGGTAAGGtatttttcaatttagctaGCTCTGTACacataattatcttatttttctcaAATTGGATAAAAATAAATGGGACTTATGGGCCATTAAGACGTAAGCCTTGACAAGTTCCTCCTTGATCATAAAAAGTAGTGAAGCTGCAAAAACACTTTGCACAATCTTTGTACTCATGCCTTTGTAAAAGCTACTCAACCCTTCATATCTAATCATCTTCATTATTGCATCAATGGTGCCTATAAGTAATTATGACCGAATTATTCAAAGTATAAGTTTTTCTTTGATAAATAAACGATTGATCATTAGGTTTAGAAGCCAAATTAACCTGAGTATCTTAAGGAGCTATTCCCTCCAATCTCCTGCTTCGCCTGCAGCCTTGACTGCATATGCAAAGAAATTGTTAAAAgtgatgatatttttttttcatctaaAGAAATTGTTAAGGTTTGTATTACCTTGACAACTAACAAGGGGTATGTAGACACAGTTGCTCCAAGTTTGGCCAAGGCTCCTAGTAAGAAAGTCTATGAAGAAACACAAATGAGCCTAATATTTCTCTTTCAAATACTGAATGAATCAGGAAAGTAACAATTAAAAAGTTGTATTACCTCGAAAGCAGTTGCAGAAGTGTTTGATCCCGGCTTACTAGCTTTATTACGTCTCGCCTTTAGACGGTTTAAAGAGGTCTCATAAATCATGAATTGGATTGATGGATTGCACACCTGAAGTCATACAATAAGATTTAATCATGgttattttctgttttacttctatttctctcttTTGCACTAATAAataacaagaagaagaagaagtgaaATGACCATGATTAGTGTTGGGATAATGCCTTTCCAGAAACCACGAATTCCTGCTTCTCTATACACTTCTTGAGCCTGAACAAGAACACAATTAATACAATaatgatatatacatatatattctaaatataaacaaaaaatatgaTTGAAAATGCTAGCTAACCGCATGGATGGTTCCATAAGGAGTCGGTTTTAAAGAATCAAGCTTTGCCATGTTGTCATGCAACAGAGTAATGCTGCTTTGATCAGAATTCGCTACTTCCCTCGCCATCGATTCTTTTCTTTCCTCCCTAATTTTTCGTTCTGCTTGAGTATGtgtctaaataaaataaacaaaacccCAAGTATGgatcatatataattttatcaaTTTGCTACTTCAAAGTACCTTATTTGGTAGTTAGTTAACAAACAAAAAGATGGATTTATCATAAGAAAGAAGTTAGACAAGAGACAGTACACCTGCATACGAGTGACGAGAACCCATATAGGATTAGTGAACAATACGTTCAAGGAACTGCAATTAAAGCAAAACACATATATAAGTAGAGATATGATCATATTGTATGACTTCTATTTTAGGCTTACATTAACAttttaattgcttttattaaaatatggatGAATAGTTTTTTACCATTTTCATCTATATAGTTACTGCTCTATAGTTAATTGTAATGTCTAGTTACAGTAAAAGTGTGAATATTTACTGAAATTTTAGTCCAACTAGAATTTTGTTGGTAGTAGTTATCATCCCTAACTATATTGTCTCATAACAATTGCTTTTGTTGATTAGATGATGTGCTTCTATTTAAGAGATATAGATTGGAAGACTTAAGTggtgtttggttggaggtatgaaatggaatagaataaaaaagaaataagttTTATTCTGTTCTTTTgattggttgcattttaaagtgtTAGAATGTAATTCTAGTggaatgactttttcattttgaAGTAAaaggaaagaccattccaatgcaagataagaaaaaatttaataactttttttatcaatttctttttatacgttttaaatttgattccaatctattcctattcccattcccattctcattctcattctctttttctatattttcattGTTTCCAACCAAATGCTACCTTAGTAAATTAGTTGTACtacaaatttcttttatttctcAATTATTTCAATAAACAATCACTCATGAGTCATGTCTTCTATATTATTCAAGTACTAGTTTTCAAAATCATATATACAATATAGTCATAACATAAAGGGTTGTTATAGTTATAGTTATAGTTATACCCAGCAAGAGCTGCAACAATAAGCCATGAAAACATGCCCACACTTCCATCCCCACGGCCT
This window harbors:
- the LOC115725089 gene encoding peroxisomal nicotinamide adenine dinucleotide carrier, which produces MSNSNAVANGVAGAGGGIIAQIITYPLQTVNTRQQTERRAKRILTSASTSPTPTPTALVQILQVIKNEGWGGLYSGLKPSLFGTAASQGIYYYFYQVFKNKAESIANSRKNKGRGDGSVGMFSWLIVAALAGSLNVLFTNPIWVLVTRMQTHTQAERKIREERKESMAREVANSDQSSITLLHDNMAKLDSLKPTPYGTIHAAQEVYREAGIRGFWKGIIPTLIMVCNPSIQFMIYETSLNRLKARRNKASKPGSNTSATAFETFLLGALAKLGATVSTYPLLVVKSRLQAKQEIGGNSSLRYSGTIDAIMKMIRYEGLSSFYKGMSTKIVQSVFAASLLFMIKEELVKAYVLMAHKSHLFLSNLRKIR